TCCCGCGCGTCGCCGGCCCGGCCCGGTGCTCCTTTCCGGGAACCGGCGAGGTCACGGGCGCGTACTCTGGGTAGGAGAAAGCCGCAGGCAACACGCCCGGCCCCGAGATCTCCCTCCGCGAACGGCAGGGGTGAGCCGGAGGCGGGGCGGGGCCCGCAGGCCCCGGACCTCAGGGCGACGCGCGAGCCGCGGAGCCCCGCACAAGGAGAAGAACCACTGGGCAAGCGACAGCCCGAAGGCCCGCCTCCCGCACCGGTGGTGCAGCGCATCCGACTGCGCTACACCAAACGCGGGCGCCTCCGGTTCACCAGCCACCGCGACTTCCAGCGCGCGTTCGAGCGGGCCCTGCGCCGCGCCGCCGTGCCGATGGCGTACTCGGCCGGCTTCACCCCGCACCCCCGCGTCTCGTACGCGAACGCCGCTCCGACCGGGACCGGCAGCGAGGCCGAGTACCTGGAGATCGGGCTCGCCGAGGCCCGCGACCCGGAGAAGCTCCGCGCCCTGCTCGACGAGTCGATGCCCACCGGCCTCGACATCGTCGACGCCGTCGAGGCCCGCACCTCCGGCCTCGCCGACCGCCTGACCGCCTCCGTCTGGGAGCTGCGCCTGGACGGCGTGGAGCCGGCCGAGGCCGAGCGGGCCGTGGCCGCCTTCCTCGCGGCCGAGACCGTGGAGGTCCAGCGCCGCACCAAGAACGGCATGCGGACCTTCGACACGCGCGGCGCCGTGGTGAGTCTGGCGGCCCTGTCCGACCCGGCTGATAGGTCCGCGGACCGTGCCTGTGCGATACTGCGGCTGGTTGTTCGGCATTTGACACCTGCCGTGCGACCCGACGACGTCCTGTCCGGTCTCCGAGCTGTGGCCGACCTGGCGCCGCCGGTCCCCTCAGCGGTGACCAGGCTGGCGCAGGGGCTCTTCGACGAGGAGTCCGGCACGGTGACCGACCCGCTCGCGCCCGACCGCGAGGCTGATACGGCCGCTCCACCCACGGCCGCCGTAACAGCCGACGCGAAGGCGCCGGAAGGTCCCGCCGCGTAGGGATCGTCGCCGTCGCGCAGCCCTGGGACTCGGGAGCCACCTGGGTCGGGCAGCGCACTGACCTGAAGACTTCCGCCAGGCCGTACGGACAAAGACGTACGGAACCGGCGGCCATGGACTAGAGCTCCCGTGTGGCGAACGCGCCCCGGAGGCCGGTGTCCGCGCTCATTACGCGGACACCGTGCCGGACCGGACGTCAGCCGCGGCGCCCGGGAGCGTGACGGGAGAACCGCCCGCAATGCTCAACAACGAAATCGACTCCACCACCGCAGGCAACGCCGACAGCGGCAGCCCCAGCGACAACCTGCCCCCGCGCAGGCGTCGCCGCGCCGCCTCCCGGCCCGCCGGCCCGCCCGGCGCCAGCCCCGCGGAGACGGCCCCCGTGGCCGAGGCCGCCCCGGCCGCCCCCGTCGAGGAGGCCGCCCCGGCCGCCGCCCCCGCCCGTACCCGCCGCCGCGCGACCCGCGCCGTGGCCGCCCCCGAGACGCCGGCCGCCGAGGCCGCGGCTCCCGCCGTCGCCGAGGCGCCCGCCGCACCCGCGCCGGTGGCCGAGGAGACCGCGGCTGCCGCCCCGCGTGCCCGCCGCCGCGCCACCCGCGCGGTGACCGCCCCGGAGGCTCCGGCCGCCGAGGCCCCTGCCCAGGCGCCCGCCGCCGCCCCCGCCGAGCCGCAGGCCGAGGAGTCCGCGGCCCCCGCGCCGCGTGCCCGTCGCCGCGCCACCCGCGCGGTCGCCGCTCCGGTGGCCGAGGCCCCGGCCGCCGTGGAGGCCCAGGCGCCCGCCGCCGCTCCGGTCGAGCCGGTGGCCGAGGAGTCCGCGGCCCCGGCGCCGCGTGCCCGTCGCCGCGCCACCCGCGCCGTCGCCGCCCCGGCCGCCGAGACCGCCGCTCCGGTGGCCGAGGCCCCGGCCGCCGTGGAGGCCCAGGCGCCCGCCGCCGCTCCGGTCGAGCCGGTGGCCGAGGAGTCCGCGGCCCCGGCGCCGCGTGCCCGTCGCCGCGCCACCCGCGCCGTCGCCGCCCCGGCCGCCGTCGCTTCCCCGGCGCCCGTCGCGGACGAGGCCCCCGCCGCCGTGGAGGAGGCCGAGGCCCCCAAGGCCCCCGCCACCCGCTCGGTGACCGTCGCCGACGCCGTGGACTCGCCGAAGCGCGGCGGCCGCCGCCGCGCCACCCGCTCCACCGGCACCGCCGCGCCGGCGCAGCCCGTACAGCCCGCCGCCGAGGCCGAGGCGGCCCCGGCGCGCGGCCGCCGCGCCGCACGGCCCGCCGTGGCCGTCTTCCAGGCCCCGGTCTTCGCCGAGCCGATGTTCCAGACCCCCGAGACCGCGGCCATGGCCGCCGCGGCCGCCCGCGCCGCCGCCCCGGCCGACGAGGTCGAGGACGAGGAGGAGGTCGAGCTGGAGGCCGAGGTCGTCGAGACCCCCGCCCCGCAGCCGGCCGGCCGTCGCCGTCGCCGCGGTCGCGGCGCCGCCGAGGCCGCCCCCGTCGCCGAGAGCGCCCCGGTCTCGCTGCCCGAGGTGCTCGCCGAGGAGGAGCCGGAGGCCGAGGCCGCCGAGCTCGACGAGGAGTCCGCCGACTTCGAGGACGGCGACGAGTCGGGCGAGCGCCCCTCCCGCCGCCGCCGTCGCGGTGGCCGCCGCCGTCGCCGCGGCGAGTCCGCCGACCTCGACGAGGCCGCCGACGAGGACACCGAGGCCCCGGCCGCCGAGCAGGAGGCCGAGGACGAGCAGGACGACGACGAGGACGAGGACAACGGCGCCGCGGGCTCCAGCTCCAGCCGTCGCCGCCGTCGCCGTCGCCGTCGCAGCGGTGACTCCGCCGACTCCGCCGACTCGGGCGACGACGACGGCGTACGGACCGTCGTCAAGGTCCGCGAGCCGCGCCCGGCCCGCGAGCGCAGCGAGTCCACCTCCTCCGACGAGGTCCAGTCCATCAAGGGCTCGACCCGCCTGGAGGCGAAGAAGCAGCGCCGCCGCGAAGGCCGCGAGCAGGGCCGCCGCCGCGTCCCGATCATCACCGAGGCCGAGTTCCTGGCCCGCCGCGAGGCCGTCGAGCGCGTGATGGTCGTCCGACAGGCCGGCGAGCGCACCCAGATCGGCGTCCTGGAAGACAACGTGCTCGTCGAGCACTACGTCAACAAGGAAGAGGCCACCTCGTACGTCGGCAACGTCTACCTGGGCAAGGTCCAGAACGTGCTGCCGTCCATGGAGGCCGCCTTCATCGACATCGGCAAGGGCCGCAACGCCGTCCTGTACGCCGGCGAGGTCAACTTCGAGGCGCTCGGCATGGCCAACGGGCCCCGCCGCATCGAATCCGCCCTCAAGTCCGGCCAGTCGGTCCTGGTGCAGGTCACCAAGGACCCCATCGGCCACAAGGGCGCCCGCCTGACCAGCCAGGTCTCGCTGCCCGGCCGCTACCTGGTCTACGTGCCCGAGGGCTCGATGACCGGCATCAGCCGCAAGCTGCCCGACACCGAGCGCGCGCGCCTGAAGACCATCCTCAAGAAGATCGTCCCCGAGGACGCGGGCGTCATCGTGCGCACCGCCGCCGAGGGCGCGAGCGAGGACGAGCTGCGCCGCGACGTCGAGCGGCTGCAGGCCCAGTGGGAGGACATCCAGAAGAAGTCGAAGCAGATCTCGACCTCTTCGCCGAGCCTGCTGTACGGCGAGCCGGACATGACCGTGCGCGTCGTGCGCGACATCTTCAACGAGGACTTCTCGAAGGTCATCGTCAGCGGTGACAGCGCCTGGGAGACCATCCACGGCTACGTGAACCACGTGGCCCCGGACCTGGCCGACCGGCTGTCGCGCTGGACCTCCGAGGTCGACGTCTTCGCGACGTACCGGATCGACGAGCAACTCGCCAAGGCGCTCGACCGCAAGGTGTGGCTGCCCTCCGGCGGCTCGCTTGTGATCGACAAGACCGAGGCGATGATCGTCATCGACGTCAACACCGGCAAGTTCACCGGTCAGGGCGGCAACCTCGAAGAGACCGTCACCAGGAACAACCTGGAGGCGGCCGAGGAGATCGTGCGCCAGCTGCGGCTGCGCGACCTGGGCGGCATCGTCGTCATCGACTTCATCGACATGGTCCTGGAGTCCAACCGCGACCTGGTCCTGCGGCGCATGCTGGAGTGCCTGGGCCGCGACCGTACGAAGCACCAGGTGGCCGAGGTCACCTCGCTGGGCCTGGTCCAGATGACCCGCAAGCGGGTGGGCCAGGGCCTGCTGGAGTCGTTCTCCGAGACCTGTGTCCACTGCAACGGCCGCGGTGTCATCGTGCACATGGAGATCCCGACCGCGGTCGGCGGCGGCGGCAACGGCAAGCGTTCCAAGCGCCGCGGCAAGGGCGAGTCGGACCACCACGACCACGAGCACGAGCACGAGGCCGTCGAGTTCGAGGCCGAGACCGAGGCCGAGGTGGCCGCCGAGGCCGCCGCGCCGCGGGCGCTGCCCGAGCCGGAGTTCGTCGCGGACGAGGAGCTGTACAGCAGCGCGGCCGAGGCCGAGGCCGCGGCGGGCCTGAGCGGCCGCCGCAACCGCCGCCGGGCCACCCGCAAGGCCACCGCTCCGGCGGGCGCGCCGCGTACGGCGGCCCCGGCCGCCGAGGCACCGGCCGAGCCGGTCGCGGCCCCGGTCGTCACCGCCCCGGAGCCGGTCCGCGAGGCCGTCGCCGAGCCGGTCGCCGAGCCCGTGGTGGAGCCCGTGGCGGAGGAGGCCCCCAAGGGCCGCACCCGTCGCCGGGCGACCCGCAAGGCCACCGCACCGGCCGGCGCCCCGGCGTCCGCTGCCGAGGCGGCCCCGGAGCCGGTCGCGGTCGCCGCGGCGGAGCCCGTCGCCGTACCGGAGCCGGAGCAGTCGCAGCCCGAGCCGGTCGCGGAGGCGGCCGAGGCCCCGCAGGCCGTGGAGGACCCGGTCGTGGAGGCCGCCCCGGCCCGGCCGCGCCGGCGTGCCACCCGCAAGGCCACCGCACCCGCCGGGTCCCCGGCCGGCGCGGCGGAGGCGGCCGTGGTCGTCGTCGAGGCGCCGGTGAACGAGCCGGCCGCCGAGCCGGCGGCCGAGGAGGCCGCTCCCGCCGACGAGGCCGCCCCGGCGAAGAAGGCCGCCAAGAAGGCTCCGGCCAAGAAGGCGACCGCGGCGAAGAAGACGGTGGCCAAGAAGGCGACGGCGGCGAAGAAGGCCACCACCGCCAAGAAGGCCGCCACGACGACGAAGAAGACCGCGACCAAGCGGGCCACGAAGAAGACCGCGGCGGCGGAGCAGCAGTCGCTCCCGTCCGTCACGGCCCCCACCGAGGCCTGACCCGCGGCTCCCGCGTCACCGGCCCCGCCCGGCACCTCCTGGTGCCGGGCGGGGCCTTTCGCCGCCCCGGCGTCCGGATGAGGCAGGCCGCGGCCGCAGGCGTCCGTGCAGGGGGTCGGGAGGCCCTCCGCGGCGGGGCCGGCGCCGGGGCGCGCAGCCGCGGGCGAGGGGCCCTTCCGGGGCGGCGGAGCGTCCGTCGACGGGGCCCCGGACCGTGGCACCGGCCTCGCGGACCGCGGTCGTGATCGTGCGGATCGTGCCCGTCCGGGCCCCGGTTTGACCCCCCAGACCCGGCCCCGTAACCTAGGGCGCTGGCGTGTCTATGTGCCCGCCGTCCACTGAGCACCTCACCTCCCGTACCGCCTCGCGGCTCGGGGGAGGCCGGCCTGCGGCGTCTGTCCGCGGGGCCGGCTGGCTTCAGGGGTTCCCGAATCGAGCGAGAGAGAGATCCGCGTGTACGCCATCGTGCGCAGCGGTGGTCGCCAGCACAAGGTTGCTGTTGGTGACATCGTTGAGGTTGACAAGATTTCCACTGCCAAGGTCGGCGACACGGTCGAGCTCTCGACCCTGCTCGTTGTCGACGGCGACGCCGTGACCAGCGACCCGTGGGTGCTGGCCGGGATCAAGGTCCAGGCCGAGATCGTGGACCACCACAAGGGCGCCAAGATCGACATCCTGCGCTACAAGAACAAGACCGGCTACCGCCGTCGCCAGGGTCACCGTCAGCAGTACACGGCGATCAAGGTCACCGGTATCCCCACGGCTGCGAAGTAAGAGGGACTGAGACATGGCACACAAGAAGGGCGCATCGTCCACCCGGAACGGGCGCGACTCCAATGCCCAGCGGCTCGGCGTGAAGCGCTTCGGCGGTCAGGTCGTTTCCGCTGGTGAGATCCTCGTCCGCCAGCGCGGCACCCACTTCCACCCCGGTGCGGGTGTGGGCCGTGGCGGCGACGACACGCTGTTCGCGCTGCAGGCCGGTTCGGTCGAGTTCGGCACGCACCGTGGCCGCAAGGTCGTCAACATCGTTCCGGCCGCCTGATCCAGCTCTGCTGATCACGGCGTACCGAACTTTCCCGAGGGCGGATCTCAGCTCTTCCCGGCTCAGGCCGGGAAGAGAGGTCCGCCCTCGGCGCGTTGTCACACAGACACGTTTAATGGGTAGCAAGGCCTACCCCCCGGACTTTCCGGGATATTCCCGCTGTATCTGGAGGAACAACCATGACCACCTTCGTGGACCGCGTCGAGCTGCACGTCGCCGCGGGTAACGGGGGCCACGGCTGCGCCTCCGTTCACCGGGAGAAGTTCAAGCCGCTCGGCGGCCCCGACGGCGGCAACGGCGGCCGTGGCGGCGACGTGATCCTGGTGGTGGAGCAGGCGGTCACCACGCTGCTCGACTACCACCACAGCCCCCACCGCAAGGCCACCAACGGCAAGCCCGGCGAGGGCGGCAACCGCTCCGGCAAGGACGGCCAGGACCTGGTCCTGCCCGTGCCGGACGGCACCGTCGTCCTCGACAAGGAGGGCAACGTCCTCGCCGACCTCGTCGGCCAGGGCACCACCTACGTGGCGGCCGACGGCGGCCGTGGCGGCCTCGGCAACGCGGCCCTGTCCTCCGCCCGCCGCAAGGCGCCCGGCTTCGCGCTCCTCGGCGTCCCCGGCACCACCGGCGACATCGTCCTGGAGCTCAAGACCGTCGCCGACGTGGCGCTGGTCGGGTTCCCGAGCGCCGGCAAGTCCTCGCTGATCTCGGTGCTCTCCGCGGCCAAGCCGAAGATCGCGGACTACCCCTTCACCACCCTCGTCCCGAACCTGGGCGTCGTCACCGCCGGCTCGACCGTCTACACCATCGCCGACGTCCCGGGCCTGATCCCCGGCGCCAGCCAGGGCAAGGGCCTCGGCCTGGAGTTCCTGCGCCACGTGGAGCGCTGCTCGGTGCTGGTGCACGTGCTGGACACCGCGACCCTGGAGTCCGACCGCGACCCGGTGGCCGACCTCGACGTCATCGAGGAAGAGCTCAAGATCTACGGCGGCGGTCTGGAGAAGCGCCCCCGCCTCGTCGTCCTGAACAAGGTCGACATCCCCGACGGCCAGGAGCTCGCGGACATGGTCCGCCCGGACCTGGAGGCCCGCGGCTACAAGGTCTTCGAGGTCTCCGCGGTCGCCCGTACGGGCCTCAAGGAGCTCTCGTACTTCCTCGCCGAGGTCGTCGCCAAGGCGCGCGCCCGCAAGCCGAAGGAGGAGGCGACCCGCATCGTCATCCGTCCGAAGGCCGTGGACGACGCCGGCTTCACCGTCGCCTACGACGAGGTCGAGGACGTCTACAACGTGCGCGGCGAGAAGCCGGAGCGCTGGGTCCGCCAGACCGACTTCAACAACGACGAGGCCGTCGGCTACCTCGCCGACCGCCTCAACCGCCTCGGCGTCGAGGAGGCGCTCAGGAAGGCCGGCGCGCGCGCCGGCGACGGCGTGGCCATCGGTTCCGACGAGAACGCGGTCGTCTTCGACTGGGAGCCGACCATGATGGCCGGCGCCGAGATGCTGGGCCGCCGCGGCGAGGACCACCGTCTGGAGGCGCCCCGCCCGGCCACCCAGCGCCGCAAGGACAAGGACGCCTCGCGCGTCGACCCCGCGCAGCAGGAGTACGACGAGTTCCGGCCGTTCTCCTAGCCGCTCAGGACGGAGGCCGGCAGGCAATTGAGGGCGCTTTTACTTCGTTCGCCTAGGATCCACCGGGTGAACAGCAGCAACCTCCCCACGGTCTCCGTGGTGGTCATCGCGTACAACGACGCCGGGCTCGTGGGCGAGGCCGTCTCCTCGGCCCTCGCCCAGGGCCCGGTCGTCGCCGAGGTCATCGCCGTCGACGACGCCTCGTCCGACTCCACGGGCCGGGTCCTGGACGAGCTGGCCGCCGCCCACCCGCGCCTGAAGGTCGTGCACCGGGCCGACAACAGCGGGGGGTGCGGCACGCCGCGCAACGACGGCATCGCCGTCGCCACCTCCCCGTACGTGCTCTTCCTGGACAGCGACGACGTCCTGCCGCCGGGAGCGGCCGAGGCCCTGGTGCGCACCGCCGTGCTGCACGGGGCGCCGGTCACCGTCGGCGCGGCCGTGCGCCGCGAGCTGCCCCAGCACCACGACGTGCCGTGGATGCCCGGCCTGCACACCCCGGGCGAGGTGGTCGAGCGCCCCGCCGACCGGCCCGAACTCGTCCGCGACACCCTCTGCGTCAACAAGCTGTACGAGCGCGACTTCCTGGAGAAGCACCAACTGCGCTTCCCCGACGGCCGGTTCACCTACGAGGACTTCGTCTTCACCGCCGGCGTCCTGGCCGCCGCCCCCCGGATCGCCGTCACCGGCGAGCTCGTCTACGTCTGGCACGTGCGACGGGACGCCGCCCGGGTGTCGATCTCCCTGGACCGCAAGGACGTCGGCAACTGGCGCTCCCGGATCGAGGCCCACCGCACGGCCTCGGGCATCCTCGCCGACGCCTCGCCGGAGCTCGGCCGGGCCTGCCAGGTGAAGTTCCTGGAGTACGACCTGCCGATGTACCTGCGCGAGCTCGGCAAGGACCCCGAGTACCAGCGCGCCTGGTGGACGCTGACCCGCGCCTACCTCGACACCTTCGACGAGGCCGACGTCGCGTCCGCCGCGCCGCACGCCCGCTGGATCGTCCGGGTGCTGCGCGCCGCCGAGACCCCGCCCGCCGACGTCGAGCGGCTCACCCGCCTCGCCGCCGACCCGCCCCGCCTGCTGCCCCCGTACGCCTCCGGGCCCGACGGCGGCCCGGTCTGGAGCGCGGAGCTCCCCGTCGAGCTCGACGGGCTGCTCGCCCTGCCGACCGGGGACCTGCCCGTCACCATGGACGCGGAGCCCGCGGGCCGGACGGCGGTGCGCATCCGCCTGCACGACCTCTACGGGCGGCTCGCCGCCGCCGCCCCGCAGAGCGCGCAGCTGCACTTCCTGCCCCGGGCCGGCGGCGCGCCGGTGCTCGCCAAGCCGGTCCCGCTCGCCCCGGACCCGGACGGCGGCTGGAGCGCCGTGCTGCCCTTCCGCCCCGGCGACCTGGCGGCCACCGGCCGCGCCCAGGGCCTGCGCAGGCTCCAGACGTGGAACGTCGCCGTGGGCGTGCGGTGCGCCGACGGGAGCTCCCTGATCACCTCCCTGCGCCCCCGGGCCGGACTGCTGCGCCGCCGGGCCCTGCCCAGCGGCCGGTACGGTGTCCTGCTGACGCAGCCGTTCCGCACGGGCTCCGGCTCGCTGGCCCTGCGCCTGGCGCCCGGCGCGGCGGGCGCGATGTACCTCGTACGCAACCGACTCCACCGGGCCAGGGCGGCCCGCGAGTCGGTCTGAACCACACGAAAACAGGAGACGCACATGACCTTTCTGATCACCGGTGGCGCCGGGTACATCGGCTCGCACGTGGTCCGCGCGATGCGGCTCGCGGGGGAGGAGGTCGTCGTCCTGGACGACCTCTCCACGGGCGACGCGGCCCGTGTGCCCGAGGGCGTCCCGCTGGTGGTCGGCTCGGTCCTCGACCGGCTCGTCCTCGACCGGACCATCGCCGAGCACCGGATCACGGGCGTGGTGCACCTCGCGGGCAAGAAGCAGGTCGGAGAGTCCGTCGAGAAGCCGATGTACTACTACCACGAGAACGTGGGCGGTCTCACGGTGCTGCTGGAGGCCGTGGCCGCCGCGGGCGTCCGCAACGTCCTGTTCTCCTCCTCCGCCTCCGTCTACGGCATGCCGGACGTGGACCTGGTCACCGAGGACACGCCCTGCGCCCCGCTGAGCCCGTACGGGGAGACCAAGCTGGCCGGCGAGTGGCTGATCCGGGCCGCGGGCCGGACCCACGGCATCGCCACCGCCTGCCTGCGCTACTTCAACGTGGCGGGCGCCGCGACCCCCGAGCTCGCCGACACCGGTGTCTTCAACCTGGTCCCGATGGTCTTCGAGCGGTTCGACGCCGGCGAGGGCGCCAAGATCTTCGGCGACGACTACCCGACCCCCGACGGCACCTGCGTCCGTGACTACATCCACGTCGAGGACCTCGCGGAGGCCCACGTGGCGGCGGCGCGCAAGCTCGCCGAGTGGGCCGCCGCGGGGGAGTACAAGGACCTCACCGTCAACATCGGCCGCGGCGAGGGGGTTTCGGTCCGGGAGATGACCGAGCTGCTGAACGCGGGCACCGGGCACGACGTCCCGCCGGTCGTCGTCCCGCGCCGCCCCGGCGACCCGGCGAAGGTCGTGGCCTCCGCCGAGCGCATCGCCGCCGAGCTGGGCTGGAAGGCCCGCCACGACGTCCGCGAGATGGTCGTCTCCGCCTGGGCCGGCTGGCAGGCCCACCGCAAGGCCTGAGCGCCGCGCGGTACGAAGCCGCCCGCCCCGGAGACGTCTCCGGGGCGGGCGGCTTTCGTACGGGGCGGGCGGCGGCGCGGCCGCTCAGCGCTCCAGGAAGGAGAACAGCTCCTCCCAGCGGTCGGTGATCTCCGCGCTGGAGTAGCGCCGTACCGAGCGGAACGCCGTGTCGCCGAGCCGGTCGCGCAGCCCGCGGTCCGACATCAGCGCGTCCAGGTGCCCGGCCAGCTCCATCGTGTTGCCCAGCCGGGCCAGCAGCCCGTCCGTGCCGTGCTCGACGATCTCGCGCACGCCGGGCGCGCAGTCGAAGGCCGCCACCGGCACGCCCGCGGCCATCGCCTCCAGCAGGGTGATCGGGAAGCCCTCGGCCCGCGAGGCCTGCGCGAAGACCGAGGCCCCGCGCAGCGCGCCCAGCACGTCGTCGGTGCTGCCCATCCACTGCACGGAGTCGTCCAGGCCCAGCGAGGTGCAGTGTGCCCGCAGCGTCGGCTCCTCCACGCCCGCCCCGTAGATCCGCAGCACCCAGTCGGGGTGGCGCGGGGCGGCGTCCGCCCAGGCGTCGAGCAGCAGGTCGACGCCCTTCTCGAAGGCGAGCCGGCCGACGCTCGCCACGACCTTCCCGGTGCGCGGAGCGGGCTGCTCCGGCATGAAGGGCAGCGGGTTCGGCATGCTCCCGACGTTCTCCATGCCCGACCGGATCCACAGGTCCGCGTCCTCGGCGGTCAGCACCAGCAGCCGGTCCACCTCGCGGTAGTGCCGGCGGACCCGCTCGCCGCGGCTGGACTTCTTGCTGGCCTCGAACGACTCGTGGCTCATGCCGATGACGCCGAGCCCCTTGGTGTCGGCGAGGGCCACCCACTCCATCGCCCAGACCTGCGTGACGATGACGACCGCGCCCGGGGCGGCCGCGCGGAACAGCTCGCTCAGCCGTTCCGCCTTGGCCCGCATCTGCGCGCGCCGGGCCGCCTGGCGGCGCCGCTCGGGCGCGTTCAGCCGGCCCTTGAGACCGTGCAGCCGGCGGGCCGCCGGCGGGTGGGTCTCGTACAGCGTGGTGGTGCGGTAGGGCAGGTCCTGCGGGAGCTTCTGGCGGATCTCGTCGGCGACCGGGGCGATGCCGACGATGTGTACCCGGTGGCCGCGCTCGACGAGGAGCCGGGCCATCTGGTGCGACCAGGTGGTCACCCCGCCGAGCTCGTCGACGCTGTTGGAGACGAGGAAGATGTCACGGCCGCCCGCGGTGGCGGTCTGCTGGCTCACTTGCCGCTCCTGGTGAAGAACTTCTCGACGATCTGGCGTGCGGCGTCCCCGCGGTCGTACTCGCCGAACTCGGCGAGGAACCGCTGGCGCGCCTCCGCGTACTTGGCGTCGGCCTCCTCGAAGGCGGAAACGGCCTGCAGCAGCTCCTCCGCCGTGGCCACCACCGGGCCGGGAGCCTTCTCCTTCAGGTCGAAGTACGTCCCGCGGATGTCGGTGGCGTACTTCTCGTAGTCGTACGCGAAGAACAGCATCGGCCGGTCCAGGACGGCGTAGTCGAACATCACCGACGAGTAGTCGGTGATCAGACCGTCGGCGAGGGCCAGCAGCGGGGTGACGTCGTGGTGCCGGGAGACGTCGAGGACACGGCCGGCGACCGACGGCGGCAGGCTCACGCTGTTGAGGTAGTGGGTCCGCACCAGCAGCGTGAAGCGGTCCCCGAGCCGGTCCGCGAACTCCTCCACGTCGAAGGGGAACTCGAAGCCCTCGACCGCGCCCTCCGCGTTCGCCCGGAAGGTCGGCGCGTACAGCAGCACCTTCTTGTCCGGATCGAGGCCGAGCTCGGCCGCGAGCGGGCCGCGGACCCGCTCACCGCTCTGCGCCTCGGCCCGCTGTGCCTCGACCAGCGCGTCGTTGCGCGGGTAGCCGGTGCGCAGCAGCACCTCGTCGCGCAGCCGGAAGCCCTTGGCGAGGGTGCGCGTGTCGTGCTCGGAGCGGATCAGGAAGTGGTCGAAGCGGTCGACGGCGGCCTGGAAGCGGTTCTGGCCGTCGCGGCCCTGCGCCTTGGTGCGCGGTTCGTGGAAGCCCATCCGCTTGAGCGCGGAGCCGTGCCAGGTCTGGATGTACGTGGTCCCGGGGCGCTTGGCGAGGGCCAGCGGGAAGCCCTGGTTGTCGACCCAGTACTCGGCCTGGGCCAGCGCCCGCAGGTACGCCCAGCTCCAGCGCCGGACCAGGGTGGCCTCCTTGGGGAAGCCGGCGGGCTTGCCCGCGTACGACCAGATGGCCTCGAAGGGGGCGCCCTGGCGC
Above is a window of Streptomyces subrutilus DNA encoding:
- a CDS encoding TIGR03936 family radical SAM-associated protein encodes the protein MQRIRLRYTKRGRLRFTSHRDFQRAFERALRRAAVPMAYSAGFTPHPRVSYANAAPTGTGSEAEYLEIGLAEARDPEKLRALLDESMPTGLDIVDAVEARTSGLADRLTASVWELRLDGVEPAEAERAVAAFLAAETVEVQRRTKNGMRTFDTRGAVVSLAALSDPADRSADRACAILRLVVRHLTPAVRPDDVLSGLRAVADLAPPVPSAVTRLAQGLFDEESGTVTDPLAPDREADTAAPPTAAVTADAKAPEGPAA
- a CDS encoding Rne/Rng family ribonuclease, whose product is MLNNEIDSTTAGNADSGSPSDNLPPRRRRRAASRPAGPPGASPAETAPVAEAAPAAPVEEAAPAAAPARTRRRATRAVAAPETPAAEAAAPAVAEAPAAPAPVAEETAAAAPRARRRATRAVTAPEAPAAEAPAQAPAAAPAEPQAEESAAPAPRARRRATRAVAAPVAEAPAAVEAQAPAAAPVEPVAEESAAPAPRARRRATRAVAAPAAETAAPVAEAPAAVEAQAPAAAPVEPVAEESAAPAPRARRRATRAVAAPAAVASPAPVADEAPAAVEEAEAPKAPATRSVTVADAVDSPKRGGRRRATRSTGTAAPAQPVQPAAEAEAAPARGRRAARPAVAVFQAPVFAEPMFQTPETAAMAAAAARAAAPADEVEDEEEVELEAEVVETPAPQPAGRRRRRGRGAAEAAPVAESAPVSLPEVLAEEEPEAEAAELDEESADFEDGDESGERPSRRRRRGGRRRRRGESADLDEAADEDTEAPAAEQEAEDEQDDDEDEDNGAAGSSSSRRRRRRRRRSGDSADSADSGDDDGVRTVVKVREPRPARERSESTSSDEVQSIKGSTRLEAKKQRRREGREQGRRRVPIITEAEFLARREAVERVMVVRQAGERTQIGVLEDNVLVEHYVNKEEATSYVGNVYLGKVQNVLPSMEAAFIDIGKGRNAVLYAGEVNFEALGMANGPRRIESALKSGQSVLVQVTKDPIGHKGARLTSQVSLPGRYLVYVPEGSMTGISRKLPDTERARLKTILKKIVPEDAGVIVRTAAEGASEDELRRDVERLQAQWEDIQKKSKQISTSSPSLLYGEPDMTVRVVRDIFNEDFSKVIVSGDSAWETIHGYVNHVAPDLADRLSRWTSEVDVFATYRIDEQLAKALDRKVWLPSGGSLVIDKTEAMIVIDVNTGKFTGQGGNLEETVTRNNLEAAEEIVRQLRLRDLGGIVVIDFIDMVLESNRDLVLRRMLECLGRDRTKHQVAEVTSLGLVQMTRKRVGQGLLESFSETCVHCNGRGVIVHMEIPTAVGGGGNGKRSKRRGKGESDHHDHEHEHEAVEFEAETEAEVAAEAAAPRALPEPEFVADEELYSSAAEAEAAAGLSGRRNRRRATRKATAPAGAPRTAAPAAEAPAEPVAAPVVTAPEPVREAVAEPVAEPVVEPVAEEAPKGRTRRRATRKATAPAGAPASAAEAAPEPVAVAAAEPVAVPEPEQSQPEPVAEAAEAPQAVEDPVVEAAPARPRRRATRKATAPAGSPAGAAEAAVVVVEAPVNEPAAEPAAEEAAPADEAAPAKKAAKKAPAKKATAAKKTVAKKATAAKKATTAKKAATTTKKTATKRATKKTAAAEQQSLPSVTAPTEA
- the rplU gene encoding 50S ribosomal protein L21 encodes the protein MYAIVRSGGRQHKVAVGDIVEVDKISTAKVGDTVELSTLLVVDGDAVTSDPWVLAGIKVQAEIVDHHKGAKIDILRYKNKTGYRRRQGHRQQYTAIKVTGIPTAAK
- the rpmA gene encoding 50S ribosomal protein L27, with translation MAHKKGASSTRNGRDSNAQRLGVKRFGGQVVSAGEILVRQRGTHFHPGAGVGRGGDDTLFALQAGSVEFGTHRGRKVVNIVPAA
- the obgE gene encoding GTPase ObgE gives rise to the protein MTTFVDRVELHVAAGNGGHGCASVHREKFKPLGGPDGGNGGRGGDVILVVEQAVTTLLDYHHSPHRKATNGKPGEGGNRSGKDGQDLVLPVPDGTVVLDKEGNVLADLVGQGTTYVAADGGRGGLGNAALSSARRKAPGFALLGVPGTTGDIVLELKTVADVALVGFPSAGKSSLISVLSAAKPKIADYPFTTLVPNLGVVTAGSTVYTIADVPGLIPGASQGKGLGLEFLRHVERCSVLVHVLDTATLESDRDPVADLDVIEEELKIYGGGLEKRPRLVVLNKVDIPDGQELADMVRPDLEARGYKVFEVSAVARTGLKELSYFLAEVVAKARARKPKEEATRIVIRPKAVDDAGFTVAYDEVEDVYNVRGEKPERWVRQTDFNNDEAVGYLADRLNRLGVEEALRKAGARAGDGVAIGSDENAVVFDWEPTMMAGAEMLGRRGEDHRLEAPRPATQRRKDKDASRVDPAQQEYDEFRPFS
- a CDS encoding glycosyltransferase family 2 protein — protein: MNSSNLPTVSVVVIAYNDAGLVGEAVSSALAQGPVVAEVIAVDDASSDSTGRVLDELAAAHPRLKVVHRADNSGGCGTPRNDGIAVATSPYVLFLDSDDVLPPGAAEALVRTAVLHGAPVTVGAAVRRELPQHHDVPWMPGLHTPGEVVERPADRPELVRDTLCVNKLYERDFLEKHQLRFPDGRFTYEDFVFTAGVLAAAPRIAVTGELVYVWHVRRDAARVSISLDRKDVGNWRSRIEAHRTASGILADASPELGRACQVKFLEYDLPMYLRELGKDPEYQRAWWTLTRAYLDTFDEADVASAAPHARWIVRVLRAAETPPADVERLTRLAADPPRLLPPYASGPDGGPVWSAELPVELDGLLALPTGDLPVTMDAEPAGRTAVRIRLHDLYGRLAAAAPQSAQLHFLPRAGGAPVLAKPVPLAPDPDGGWSAVLPFRPGDLAATGRAQGLRRLQTWNVAVGVRCADGSSLITSLRPRAGLLRRRALPSGRYGVLLTQPFRTGSGSLALRLAPGAAGAMYLVRNRLHRARAARESV